A stretch of Bradyrhizobium sp. AZCC 2262 DNA encodes these proteins:
- a CDS encoding polysaccharide deacetylase family protein: MRNALGLMLASLVTAVLITGVWFWTSAPRADAAAPQTVAARKAEPLPAPAAAKPALKDDVEITASLTKPAPALAPVPAVQPARSACANPDALGVSRTVVIDTTGGPGFGFLQYKQFDFLTDKEIVLTFDDGPWPTTPAVLKALSDECTKAIFFPVGKHTTYHPEILRQVFNAGHTVGSHTWSHAHLDGKKMTEPQVREEIEKGFSAVKMAIGAAPAPFFRFPALAHTQPALAYLATRNISMFSVDVDSNDFKSSGPDQVIQNVMTKLDKQGKGVILMHDLQKHTAIALPTLLRRLKAGGYKVVQMKAKEQLETLPEYDAMLVKDQKVPAVASRPISSVVQTVSQ, translated from the coding sequence ATGCGTAATGCGTTGGGCCTGATGCTGGCGAGTTTAGTGACGGCGGTCTTAATCACCGGCGTTTGGTTCTGGACCTCCGCACCGCGCGCCGACGCGGCGGCACCCCAAACCGTCGCCGCCCGCAAGGCCGAGCCGTTACCGGCGCCCGCCGCGGCAAAGCCCGCGCTGAAGGACGACGTCGAGATCACGGCCTCTCTCACGAAGCCGGCCCCAGCCCTTGCCCCCGTTCCCGCAGTCCAGCCGGCGCGATCGGCCTGCGCCAATCCCGATGCGCTTGGCGTCAGCCGCACCGTCGTGATCGACACCACGGGCGGCCCCGGCTTCGGCTTCCTGCAATACAAGCAGTTCGATTTCCTCACCGACAAGGAAATCGTGCTCACGTTTGACGACGGTCCGTGGCCGACCACGCCCGCGGTGCTCAAGGCGCTTTCGGACGAATGCACCAAGGCGATCTTCTTCCCCGTCGGCAAACACACGACCTATCACCCGGAAATCCTCCGTCAGGTTTTCAATGCCGGCCACACCGTCGGCTCGCACACCTGGTCGCACGCGCATCTCGACGGCAAGAAGATGACGGAGCCGCAGGTCCGCGAGGAGATCGAGAAGGGTTTTAGCGCCGTGAAGATGGCGATCGGCGCCGCACCCGCGCCGTTCTTTCGCTTTCCTGCGCTCGCGCACACCCAACCCGCGCTGGCCTATCTCGCCACCCGAAACATCTCGATGTTCTCCGTGGACGTCGATTCCAACGATTTCAAGTCCTCAGGTCCGGACCAGGTGATTCAGAACGTCATGACCAAGCTCGACAAGCAGGGCAAGGGCGTCATCCTGATGCACGATCTGCAGAAGCATACGGCGATCGCCTTGCCGACGCTGCTGCGTCGCCTGAAGGCCGGCGGCTACAAGGTCGTGCAGATGAAGGCCAAGGAGCAGCTCGAAACCCTGCCGGAATACGATGCGATGCTGGTGAAGGACCAGAAGGTGCCGGCGGTTGCCAGCCGCCCGATCAGCAGCGTGGTGCAGACGGTTTCGCAGTAA
- a CDS encoding MFS transporter, giving the protein MTDQPKRSRFATDSIAAPLRHAVFRRIWLASLVSNLGILIQGVGAAWAMTQMTSSADKVALVQTALMLPIMLIAMPAGAIADMHDRRIVALVSLAIALVGATVLTVLAWFNLVTPNILLALCFVVGSGMALFGPAWQASVSEQVPAETLPSAVALNGISYNIARSFGPAIGGIVVATAGAVAAFAVNALLYLPLMVVLFLWNRAHEPSRLPRERLNRAIVSGVRYIANSPSIRIVLIRTLVTGLIGGSVSALMPLVARDLLHGGAQTYGVMLGAFGMGAVFGALNIAEVRRRLSGEAAVRACAISMAGAIAAVALSTSAILTAIALVLAGAVWMLAVALFNIGVQLSAPRWVAGRSLAAFQASIAGGIAMGSWGWGHLTDAAGVEIALLVSAGLMLLSPLLGIWLRMPPVGARNEAASEVLADPEVRLSLTGRSGPLVVEIEYRVAQDNARAFHNVMQEVQLSRQRNGAYGWSIARDIGDPELWTERYHCPTWLDYLRQRNRATQSERALHQLAIDFHLGPEPIRVRRMLERPFGSVRWKEDTPDRAANEVLPVVATAAGSST; this is encoded by the coding sequence ATGACCGACCAGCCGAAACGCTCGCGTTTTGCTACCGACAGCATCGCGGCGCCGTTGCGGCATGCGGTATTCCGGCGCATCTGGCTCGCCAGCCTCGTCTCTAACCTCGGCATATTGATCCAGGGCGTTGGCGCGGCCTGGGCAATGACGCAGATGACGTCGTCGGCCGACAAGGTCGCGCTGGTGCAGACCGCGCTGATGCTGCCGATCATGCTGATCGCGATGCCGGCCGGCGCGATCGCCGACATGCACGACCGGCGTATCGTGGCGCTGGTCTCGCTCGCAATCGCGCTTGTCGGCGCGACCGTGTTGACGGTGCTGGCGTGGTTCAACCTTGTCACGCCGAATATCCTGCTGGCGCTGTGTTTCGTGGTCGGCAGCGGCATGGCGCTGTTCGGACCGGCCTGGCAGGCCTCGGTCAGCGAGCAGGTGCCGGCGGAAACGCTGCCGTCGGCGGTCGCGCTCAACGGCATCAGCTACAATATCGCGCGAAGTTTTGGCCCTGCGATCGGCGGCATCGTGGTGGCGACCGCAGGCGCGGTGGCGGCGTTTGCCGTAAATGCGCTGCTCTATCTGCCGCTGATGGTGGTGCTGTTTCTGTGGAACCGAGCCCACGAACCTTCGCGCCTGCCGCGCGAACGGCTCAACCGCGCCATCGTCTCGGGCGTACGCTACATCGCCAACTCGCCGTCGATCCGTATCGTGCTGATACGAACACTGGTGACCGGCCTGATCGGCGGCTCGGTCTCGGCGCTGATGCCGCTGGTCGCGCGCGACCTCTTGCATGGCGGCGCGCAAACCTACGGCGTCATGCTGGGTGCCTTCGGCATGGGTGCGGTGTTTGGTGCGCTCAATATCGCCGAAGTGCGCCGCCGCTTGAGCGGCGAGGCCGCGGTACGCGCCTGCGCGATATCGATGGCCGGCGCCATCGCTGCGGTCGCCCTGAGCACGAGCGCGATCCTGACGGCGATTGCCCTGGTGCTCGCCGGTGCGGTGTGGATGCTGGCGGTCGCCTTGTTCAACATCGGCGTGCAGCTCTCGGCGCCGCGCTGGGTCGCCGGCCGCTCGCTGGCGGCGTTCCAGGCTTCGATCGCCGGCGGCATCGCAATGGGGAGCTGGGGCTGGGGACATCTCACCGACGCCGCCGGCGTGGAGATCGCGCTGCTGGTTTCCGCCGGTCTGATGCTGCTGTCGCCACTGCTCGGGATCTGGCTGCGAATGCCGCCGGTCGGTGCGCGCAACGAGGCTGCCAGCGAAGTGCTCGCAGATCCCGAAGTGCGGCTGTCGCTGACGGGACGCAGCGGGCCGCTGGTGGTCGAAATCGAATATCGCGTCGCGCAGGACAACGCCCGCGCGTTCCACAATGTGATGCAGGAGGTGCAGCTCAGCCGCCAGCGCAACGGCGCCTATGGCTGGTCGATCGCGCGCGACATCGGCGACCCTGAATTATGGACCGAACGCTATCATTGCCCGACCTGGCTGGATTATCTGCGCCAGCGTAACCGTGCGACGCAATCCGAGCGTGCGCTGCACCAGCTCGCGATCGACTTTCATCTCGGGCCTGAACCGATCCGCGTCCGCCGCATGCTGGAGCGGCCGTTCGGTTCGGTCCGATGGAAGGAAGATACCCCCGACCGCGCCGCCAACGAGGTCCTGCCGGTGGTGGCGACAGCCGCCGGCAGCAGCACCTGA
- a CDS encoding right-handed parallel beta-helix repeat-containing protein — protein sequence MESSFALDGNSRCFGAEATGIVGIRILGGGAGSFVNIEDCLVNGNFSATATGIDDRRTTGVLNVVNTTLRDMGGAGITIASAGAGPIKATLSNLMVINAHNGVAVGAGAAVHLSNSLVSSNSTAGIAISGGGINVDATTVTFNGIGINRTGGSVNLSNNDLSFNTTGVSGTVSSNTNNRFTNNGAGGTITTIGGVTNPTGLQ from the coding sequence GTGGAAAGCAGTTTTGCGCTCGACGGAAACAGCCGGTGTTTCGGTGCAGAGGCCACCGGCATCGTCGGCATCCGGATTCTCGGCGGGGGCGCCGGGAGCTTCGTCAATATCGAGGACTGTCTGGTCAATGGCAATTTCAGCGCCACAGCGACCGGCATCGACGATCGGCGCACCACCGGGGTGCTGAACGTCGTGAACACCACTCTCCGGGACATGGGAGGCGCCGGCATTACGATAGCGAGCGCGGGCGCGGGCCCGATCAAGGCGACGCTCAGCAATCTCATGGTCATCAATGCCCACAACGGTGTCGCGGTCGGCGCCGGCGCGGCCGTTCATCTCAGCAATTCCCTCGTGTCAAGCAATTCCACAGCGGGCATTGCGATCTCGGGCGGCGGAATCAACGTTGACGCCACCACGGTTACCTTCAATGGGATCGGCATCAACCGGACGGGAGGATCGGTCAACCTGTCCAACAACGATCTCTCGTTCAACACTACCGGCGTATCCGGCACCGTCAGCTCCAATACGAACAACCGCTTCACCAACAACGGCGCAGGCGGGACAATCACGACCATCGGCGGCGTGACCAATCCGACCGGATTGCAATAG
- a CDS encoding heme biosynthesis protein HemY — translation MIRIILFLLLIALGAAGAAWIAEQPGDVMLSWGSVKLTTKLPVFVLGLGIVVVAAMMLWSILRGLWRTPERMRGSRRERRQARGRHAITQGLLAIGHGDSSAARMHAEAARRHAAHDPLALLLHAQSAQLDGDREGAQRAFRAMAEREDTRLLGLRGLFIEAQRADDPVAAVMVAEEALKLSPSSSWASHAVLGFCCAKGDWAGALKILDNNQSAGLIDKATYRRQRGVLLTARALEFEKVDRDLARESVMEAVKLAPTLVPAAVLASKFESEAHQIRRSMRLVETAWLAQPHPDLADAYAHVKLGDSARQRLVRVETLAAKMPGHIEGALAIARAAIDASEFTKAREALAPFIAAPTQRVALLMAEIERTEHGDSGRARAWTLRAVRALHDPAWTADGYVSDRWRPVSPVTGRLDAFQWQTPVAALPSDKAGAIESSAFEEAMLATPRRAVVLEPPKDVTEPAAEPIVPVAPAPPAEQDNAPPPAATAEVVPAEASQPEAAAAPAPAPPKPAEPVPSRPAPLFRSRQDIPKAIPTPIPAVIPLVRAPDDPGVDEDGTPDEFAEQIGPPKAQAGGWRGFLSRWGGS, via the coding sequence ATGATCCGGATCATTCTGTTTCTGTTGTTGATCGCGCTGGGTGCGGCCGGCGCGGCCTGGATTGCCGAGCAACCGGGCGATGTCATGCTGTCATGGGGCAGCGTGAAGCTCACGACCAAGCTGCCGGTTTTCGTGCTGGGGCTTGGCATCGTCGTCGTCGCGGCCATGATGCTGTGGTCGATCCTGCGTGGCCTGTGGCGCACGCCGGAACGTATGCGGGGCAGCCGGCGCGAACGGCGTCAGGCCCGCGGCCGGCATGCGATCACGCAAGGATTGCTGGCGATCGGCCACGGCGATTCCTCCGCCGCGCGCATGCACGCCGAGGCGGCGCGCAGGCACGCGGCGCACGATCCGCTGGCGCTGCTGCTGCACGCGCAATCGGCGCAGCTCGACGGCGACCGCGAAGGCGCGCAGCGCGCCTTCCGCGCCATGGCCGAACGCGAGGACACGCGGCTGCTGGGCCTGCGCGGCCTGTTCATCGAGGCGCAGCGCGCCGACGATCCGGTCGCCGCCGTGATGGTCGCTGAGGAAGCGCTAAAACTGTCGCCATCCTCGTCATGGGCGTCGCATGCGGTGCTCGGCTTCTGCTGCGCCAAGGGCGACTGGGCCGGTGCTTTGAAGATTCTCGACAACAATCAATCGGCCGGGCTGATCGACAAGGCGACCTATCGCCGGCAGCGCGGCGTGCTGCTGACGGCGCGCGCGTTGGAGTTCGAAAAGGTCGATCGCGATCTGGCGCGCGAGAGCGTGATGGAAGCGGTCAAGCTGGCGCCGACTTTGGTGCCGGCCGCGGTGCTGGCGAGCAAGTTCGAAAGCGAAGCGCATCAGATCCGGCGCTCGATGCGCCTGGTCGAGACGGCGTGGCTGGCGCAGCCGCATCCCGATCTTGCCGACGCCTACGCGCATGTGAAGCTCGGCGATTCCGCACGCCAGCGGCTGGTGCGGGTCGAGACGCTCGCAGCCAAGATGCCCGGCCACATCGAGGGCGCGCTGGCGATCGCCCGCGCCGCGATCGACGCATCCGAATTTACCAAAGCGCGCGAGGCGCTGGCGCCCTTCATCGCAGCGCCAACGCAGCGCGTCGCGCTGTTGATGGCGGAGATCGAGCGCACCGAACATGGCGATAGCGGCCGGGCGCGGGCCTGGACCCTGCGTGCCGTGCGCGCGCTGCACGATCCGGCCTGGACCGCGGACGGCTATGTCAGCGATCGCTGGCGGCCGGTCTCGCCGGTCACCGGCAGGCTCGACGCCTTCCAGTGGCAAACGCCGGTCGCGGCGCTGCCGTCCGACAAGGCCGGCGCGATCGAATCCTCAGCCTTCGAAGAAGCCATGCTGGCGACCCCGCGCCGCGCCGTAGTGCTCGAGCCGCCAAAGGATGTAACCGAACCGGCCGCCGAGCCGATCGTTCCCGTCGCGCCGGCGCCGCCCGCCGAGCAGGACAATGCGCCGCCGCCGGCCGCCACCGCGGAGGTGGTCCCCGCCGAGGCAAGCCAGCCCGAGGCTGCGGCCGCTCCAGCGCCAGCCCCGCCGAAGCCAGCCGAACCGGTACCAAGCCGGCCGGCTCCCCTGTTCCGCTCGCGGCAAGATATTCCGAAGGCCATTCCCACCCCGATTCCGGCCGTCATCCCCCTGGTTCGGGCACCTGATGACCCCGGGGTCGACGAGGATGGCACACCGGACGAATTTGCGGAACAAATCGGCCCGCCCAAGGCGCAGGCCGGCGGCTGGCGCGGATTTTTGTCACGCTGGGGCGGGAGCTAA
- a CDS encoding TRAP transporter large permease has product MSDPALGLLMLALIVVVIMMGFATAFTLMGLGMFFGFIAFYDPSQPWAQNRVFDLMVQRTYGAMTNDVLISIPLFVLMGYVMERGALVDKMFYSIQLAFRRMPASLAVATLIVCTFWGIASGLVGAVVVLMGVIAFNPMLRAGYDVKLASGVITAGGTLGILIPPSVMIIVYAAVAGQSVVKLYAAAMFPGFFLAFLYLVYVIGWALINPKIAPPLPEEQTRVKVPAWITKFETLYSPNMFVALLKALVSPAQAKTLEADGKPITYGAVVKNFIIALVPFLITAITLGTVWWYVVIHQQAGAASGPVEGLQQLGSAVATPEATPAEKGPDFQFYLWFGISAAVLLLWTARSYWRMNGERFEVLKLLTSSVMPLGILTVIVLAVILFGITTATESAAVGAAGAFILAFHARTLDWKRTKEAVFLTAKTTAMVCWLFVGSALFSAVFAILGGQALLESWVLSLNMTPVQFMILSQAIIFVLGWPLEWTEIIIIFVPIFLPMLKHFGIDPILWGTLVFVNLQAAFLSPPVAMSAFYLKGVAPKHVTLNQIFAGMMPYMLIVILCMVIMYLWPGMTLWLPNYLYGG; this is encoded by the coding sequence ATGAGCGACCCCGCACTTGGCCTGCTGATGCTGGCGCTCATCGTCGTCGTTATCATGATGGGTTTTGCCACGGCCTTCACACTGATGGGCCTCGGCATGTTCTTCGGTTTCATCGCGTTCTACGACCCCTCGCAACCCTGGGCGCAGAACCGTGTGTTCGACCTGATGGTCCAGCGCACTTATGGCGCGATGACCAACGACGTCCTGATCTCGATCCCGCTGTTCGTCCTGATGGGATACGTGATGGAACGCGGCGCGCTGGTCGACAAGATGTTCTATTCGATCCAGCTCGCATTCCGCCGCATGCCGGCTTCACTTGCCGTGGCGACCCTGATCGTCTGCACGTTCTGGGGAATCGCAAGCGGCCTGGTCGGCGCCGTCGTGGTGCTGATGGGCGTCATCGCCTTCAACCCGATGCTGCGCGCCGGCTATGACGTCAAGCTCGCCTCCGGCGTCATCACGGCCGGCGGCACGCTCGGCATCCTGATCCCGCCATCGGTGATGATCATCGTCTACGCGGCCGTCGCGGGGCAATCCGTCGTCAAGCTATATGCAGCGGCGATGTTCCCCGGCTTCTTCCTGGCGTTCCTCTATCTGGTCTATGTCATCGGCTGGGCGCTGATCAATCCGAAGATCGCGCCGCCGCTGCCGGAGGAGCAGACCCGCGTCAAGGTGCCGGCCTGGATCACGAAGTTCGAGACGCTGTATTCGCCCAACATGTTCGTCGCCTTGCTCAAGGCGCTGGTCTCGCCGGCGCAGGCGAAGACCCTGGAAGCTGACGGCAAGCCGATAACCTATGGGGCGGTGGTGAAGAATTTCATCATCGCCCTGGTGCCGTTCCTGATTACGGCCATCACGCTGGGGACCGTGTGGTGGTACGTCGTGATCCATCAGCAGGCCGGCGCAGCCTCCGGACCGGTTGAGGGGCTGCAGCAACTCGGCAGCGCGGTGGCGACGCCGGAGGCGACGCCCGCCGAAAAAGGTCCGGACTTCCAGTTCTATCTCTGGTTCGGAATCAGCGCCGCCGTGTTGTTGCTGTGGACCGCGCGCTCCTATTGGCGCATGAATGGCGAGCGCTTCGAGGTGCTCAAACTCCTGACGTCATCGGTGATGCCGCTCGGCATCCTGACCGTCATCGTGCTTGCGGTGATCCTGTTCGGCATCACGACCGCGACGGAGTCGGCGGCCGTCGGCGCGGCCGGCGCCTTCATCCTGGCGTTCCATGCCCGCACGCTCGACTGGAAGCGCACCAAGGAAGCGGTGTTCCTAACCGCGAAGACCACGGCCATGGTGTGCTGGCTGTTCGTCGGCTCGGCGCTGTTCTCCGCCGTGTTCGCCATTCTCGGCGGTCAGGCGCTGCTGGAGAGCTGGGTGCTGTCGCTCAACATGACGCCGGTGCAGTTCATGATCCTGTCGCAGGCGATCATCTTCGTGCTGGGCTGGCCGCTGGAATGGACCGAGATCATCATCATCTTCGTGCCGATCTTCCTGCCGATGCTCAAGCATTTCGGCATCGATCCGATCCTGTGGGGCACGCTGGTATTCGTGAACTTGCAGGCGGCGTTCCTGTCGCCGCCGGTCGCGATGTCGGCGTTCTACCTCAAGGGCGTCGCGCCAAAACACGTCACCCTCAACCAGATTTTTGCGGGCATGATGCCCTACATGCTGATTGTCATCCTCTGTATGGTGATCATGTATCTCTGGCCGGGCATGACGCTGTGGCTGCCGAACTATCTCTACGGCGGCTGA
- a CDS encoding TRAP transporter small permease subunit yields MSVQSFLHTIDGISTWVGKATAWLMIVLMSAVCIEVFKRYIMNMPTSWIFDLDNMLYGTLFMLCGAYTLAQNAHVRGDFLYSSMRPRTQATLDLVLYIVFFLPGIAALVYAGYFYAADSWHIAEHSNVTADGPPVYHFKSVIPLAGALIMLQGVAEIVRCVVCLKTGEWPSRLKDVAEIDVIEEQLAHSEYVDDESRKVAIEGAARIDEMARQRGMGGDVQT; encoded by the coding sequence ATGAGCGTCCAGAGCTTCCTGCACACTATCGACGGCATCAGCACCTGGGTCGGCAAAGCCACCGCGTGGCTGATGATCGTGCTGATGAGCGCCGTCTGCATCGAAGTCTTCAAGCGCTACATCATGAATATGCCGACGTCCTGGATCTTCGACCTGGATAACATGCTGTACGGGACGCTGTTCATGCTGTGCGGCGCCTACACGCTGGCGCAGAACGCCCATGTCAGGGGCGACTTCCTTTATTCCTCGATGCGGCCGCGCACCCAGGCGACGCTCGACCTCGTGCTGTACATCGTGTTCTTTCTGCCCGGCATCGCCGCGCTGGTCTATGCCGGCTACTTCTATGCCGCGGACTCCTGGCATATCGCCGAGCATTCCAACGTCACGGCGGATGGTCCGCCGGTCTACCATTTCAAGTCGGTGATACCGTTGGCCGGCGCGCTGATCATGCTGCAGGGCGTTGCCGAGATCGTGCGCTGCGTGGTTTGCCTGAAGACCGGCGAGTGGCCGAGCCGGCTGAAGGACGTCGCCGAGATAGACGTCATCGAGGAGCAGCTCGCGCACAGCGAATATGTCGACGACGAATCACGCAAGGTCGCGATCGAGGGCGCGGCGCGCATCGACGAAATGGCGCGTCAGCGCGGAATGGGCGGAGACGTGCAAACATGA
- a CDS encoding hydrolase, producing MRLSRRLVLKGAGALPLLAGPFGLSAFNSQVFNSQAFSSQAFSSQALAQTAPGVAEIPPILFVHGNGDHAALWVTTLWRMESNGMPRDRMFAINFTDPLARSDDKVEQPSRSSTEDQRRELGEAVKELRRRTGAARIALVGSSRGGYSIRNYIRNGGGADISHAVLCGVPNHGIYEWDEGLGGEFNGRGPFLRGLNEGETEVTPGTAFLTLRSDGIDKYAQADGRFVGKPGTPTGVTSDGPALKGATNLVLGALDHREVAFHPRAFREIYKFIAGREPSRIEILPEAEVKLSGLVTGTPGGVVTNRPVSGATVEIYRVSPETGERTGGPIHSSQTGADGRWGPALVEPSWYLEIVLASAGAPTTHFYRSPFPRSSEIVHLRAARPLGTADAGAGAVVLMSRPRGYFGLPRDVVLIDGKEPKDVKSGVPTDSVTTLRLPAEEVGRPVATIFNTERIVARAWPTSENRIAVAELTY from the coding sequence ATGAGGCTATCGCGGCGGTTGGTCCTGAAAGGTGCCGGGGCGTTACCCTTGCTGGCCGGTCCATTCGGCCTTTCGGCCTTCAATTCTCAAGTCTTCAATTCTCAAGCCTTCAGTTCTCAAGCCTTCAGTTCTCAAGCCCTGGCGCAGACTGCGCCGGGCGTTGCGGAAATACCGCCGATTCTGTTCGTGCATGGCAATGGCGATCATGCGGCGCTCTGGGTCACGACGCTCTGGCGGATGGAATCGAACGGCATGCCGCGCGATCGGATGTTCGCGATCAATTTCACCGATCCCTTGGCGCGCAGCGACGACAAAGTGGAGCAGCCAAGCCGTTCCTCGACCGAAGACCAGCGCCGCGAACTCGGCGAGGCCGTCAAGGAATTGCGGCGCCGCACCGGCGCGGCACGCATCGCCCTCGTCGGTAGTTCGCGCGGCGGCTATTCGATTCGCAACTACATCAGGAACGGCGGCGGCGCCGATATCAGCCACGCGGTGCTGTGCGGTGTTCCCAACCATGGCATCTATGAATGGGACGAGGGTCTTGGCGGCGAGTTCAACGGCCGCGGCCCGTTCCTGCGCGGCCTGAACGAGGGCGAGACCGAAGTGACGCCGGGCACCGCGTTCCTCACCTTGCGCAGCGATGGCATCGACAAATATGCGCAAGCCGATGGCCGTTTCGTCGGCAAGCCCGGCACGCCGACCGGCGTGACATCGGACGGCCCTGCGCTGAAGGGCGCGACCAATCTTGTGCTCGGCGCACTCGATCATCGTGAGGTGGCATTTCATCCGCGCGCATTTCGCGAGATCTATAAATTCATCGCAGGGAGGGAGCCGTCACGCATCGAGATACTGCCGGAAGCGGAAGTCAAACTGAGTGGGCTTGTGACGGGCACGCCGGGCGGCGTTGTCACCAACCGTCCGGTCTCCGGCGCGACGGTTGAAATCTATCGCGTCTCTCCCGAGACCGGCGAACGCACCGGCGGGCCGATCCATTCGTCGCAGACCGGCGCCGATGGCCGTTGGGGGCCGGCGCTGGTCGAGCCGAGCTGGTATCTCGAAATCGTACTGGCATCGGCCGGCGCTCCCACCACGCATTTCTATCGCTCGCCGTTTCCGCGCTCATCCGAGATCGTGCATCTGCGCGCCGCGCGCCCGCTCGGGACGGCCGATGCTGGCGCGGGTGCCGTGGTCCTGATGTCGCGTCCACGCGGTTATTTCGGCTTGCCGCGGGATGTGGTGCTGATCGACGGCAAGGAGCCGAAGGACGTGAAATCCGGCGTGCCGACCGATTCGGTCACGACCTTGCGGCTTCCGGCGGAGGAGGTCGGCCGCCCCGTGGCAACAATATTCAATACAGAGCGAATCGTGGCGCGGGCCTGGCCGACCTCGGAAAACCGGATTGCGGTTGCCGAACTGACTTATTAG
- a CDS encoding TRAP transporter substrate-binding protein — protein sequence MTKPTKDKTSTRRRFLKVAAASAATAVAAPTVVNAQGPISMRWQSTWPSKDIFHEYALDYAKKVNDMTGGDLKIEVLPAGAVVPAFGLLDAVSKGVLDGGHGVLVYHYGKQTALALWGSGPGFAMDANMLLSWHRYGGGKELLAKLYDSIGANVVSFPYGPMPTQPFGWFKKPIAKADDIKGLKYRTVGISIDVFTAMGAAVNALPGGEIVSAMDRGLLDAAEFNNATSDRVLGFPDVSKVCMLQSYHQNAEQFEITFNKDKYNALPEKMKAIIANAVDAASADMSWKAIDRYSKDYAEMQSKDNVKFYKTPDAILKQQLEVYDEVVKKKSAENPLFKEILQSQLAFAKRTTQWEQDTVVSRKMAYDHYFGANGAAKKL from the coding sequence ATGACCAAACCAACCAAGGACAAGACTTCGACGCGCCGCCGCTTCCTGAAAGTGGCCGCCGCGAGTGCCGCCACGGCAGTGGCCGCTCCGACCGTCGTCAATGCGCAGGGGCCGATCAGCATGCGCTGGCAGAGCACCTGGCCGTCAAAGGACATTTTCCACGAATACGCCCTCGACTACGCCAAGAAGGTCAACGACATGACCGGCGGCGACCTCAAGATCGAGGTGCTGCCGGCCGGCGCCGTGGTACCCGCATTCGGGCTGCTCGATGCGGTGTCCAAGGGCGTGCTGGACGGCGGCCACGGCGTGCTCGTTTATCATTATGGCAAGCAAACCGCACTGGCGCTGTGGGGCTCGGGCCCCGGTTTTGCCATGGACGCCAACATGCTGCTGTCCTGGCACCGCTATGGCGGCGGCAAGGAACTGCTCGCCAAGCTCTATGATTCGATCGGCGCCAACGTCGTGTCGTTCCCCTACGGGCCGATGCCGACGCAGCCGTTCGGCTGGTTCAAGAAACCGATCGCCAAGGCCGACGATATCAAGGGCCTGAAGTACCGCACCGTCGGCATCTCCATTGACGTGTTCACCGCGATGGGCGCGGCCGTGAACGCGCTGCCCGGCGGCGAAATCGTCTCCGCCATGGACCGCGGCCTGCTCGACGCGGCCGAGTTCAACAATGCCACCTCGGACCGCGTGCTCGGTTTCCCCGACGTCTCCAAGGTCTGCATGCTGCAGAGCTATCACCAGAACGCAGAGCAGTTCGAGATCACCTTCAACAAGGACAAATACAACGCGCTGCCGGAGAAGATGAAGGCGATCATCGCCAACGCGGTGGATGCAGCTTCGGCGGACATGTCCTGGAAGGCGATCGACCGCTACTCCAAGGACTACGCGGAGATGCAGAGCAAGGACAACGTCAAGTTCTACAAGACGCCCGACGCCATCCTGAAGCAGCAGCTCGAGGTCTATGACGAAGTCGTCAAGAAGAAGTCCGCAGAAAATCCGCTGTTCAAGGAAATCCTGCAATCCCAGCTCGCGTTCGCCAAGCGCACGACGCAATGGGAGCAGGACACGGTGGTGAGCCGCAAGATGGCATACGACCATTACTTCGGCGCCAATGGAGCGGCCAAGAAGCTCTGA